The sequence gtaaacatggctgagttatgaaaacaataaaaTATAGAATGACTAACTACATATATAAaagcaaaacagtgaggaaagagcattaaaaatcccctaagggtccaagacagttggcacaaggcccaaatatggcattcagcccaaaacatgatgatagcaaataattttcaatcaaatacgtggtaaaatagtcattcgggatggactaagtcacaatcccccaacggtgcacgatctcacgctcgtcatctagcgtgtgcatatatagcacaacgatatgaaattcggggtttcataccctcaagacaacatttacaatcattactcacctctatccggtccaaactctagcccgcgatgcccttgcctctcgaactGGCCAttagatgctccaaatctaaccaaaatcagtgcaaaaccatcaaaatatgctaagggaaaaaagctcactcgaaagaaatcaaattacaacacaaatcccgaaattggccaacccgacccccgggcccacatctcagaatccgataaaaattacatcaatagactccttatcactccccgagttcattcatataaaaatcaccaaaatccaaccacaaatgatccctcaaatccctaatttttggtCTACAATTACAAGTCctagtttcttcaatatttaggcttaaattcaacaattttcatgattaattaggtagaaatcacattaggattgagtattaagtccataaatcttacctccaagtgttcccccttgattccctcttcaatccccttcaaaaagcttcatAATCGCCTAAAAATGGAGGATCTTAGATCCAAAATCGCAGAAATgagtcttttaaacattctgcccaggcattcaaatccttcttcacgaatgcggtcaaagcctcgcgttcgcgaagcacaacctgaCATTGACCACATTTTCCTCCTTCGCAAACGTGTCTGctctctcacgaacgcgatgcttcctgactccaactcttcgcgaacgcggctcccCTCTCGCGAATGCATAGCTCAATgaccccagcccttcgcgaacgcaggacctccctcgcgaatgcgaaggccaaatctTCATCCTCACATGCTAACCTTTCACGAACgagagggcccactcgcgaaggCCAGCTGGTCTGCAACACACACAACAACTTTCTGCAATTTTCTACAACTTgaaatgatccgtttaaccatccgaaactcacccgaggccctcagaacctcaaccaaacatgccaacatatcccataacatcattcaaacttgttccaaccttcggaacgctcaaaataacatcaaaacaccaaatttgcattggATTCAAGtataagaattccaaaatcttctaaattctgctttcgatcaaaaggtctaccaaaccacgttcgaatgacctaaaattttgcacacacatcccaaatgacacaaaggacctactgcaacttctgaaattccattccgacccctatatcaaaatttcacctatcaaccgaaaaacgccaaaattccaatttcgccaattcaagcctaaatctactccagacctccaaaacacattctgatcacgctcctaagtcccaaatcaccttccgaagctatacgaactatcagaactcacatccgagtcctttaacacataaatcaatatccgattgatttttccaacttaagcttcctcaaaagtgactaagtgtctcaaaccttaccaaaacctctccgaacccgagccaaccaaccaataacacaaaatatatttgaacaaggtaataagaagcagaaatgagggaaacggagcggtaactcatgaaacgactggtcgggtcgttacactttgtATGCTCAGAACTTGGCAATCAACAATACACACACAAAAGACTTAATATGGCAGCTACATAAACTGTATTAAAACACATATTTGGTCTTATTGACCTAAAAGAAACATACATAATAAACAGTCACAAAATAAGATAACAAAACATCTATTTGTAGCAGCAAAACAGACACCATAAGATAACAAAATGCGAAATGCAGTCTATAGCCACCTAAAAATCCTTATCATAATACAGAATTGCAGTCTATAGCTGCTTAAAATTTTAGCATAATGCAGCCTATTGCAATACAatcatcaacaaaataatatCTTGATCAATTGGGTTGTTTTGCAGTGGTGCTTTCCTGGCTCAACTTAGCAGCCATGAACCTTGTTTGAATGAGTTTCTTGCCTCTCAATTGTTGAAGCTGCCTTGATGTCATAGCTTCTTTACCTTTGATGGCCTAGATCTCAAGTTACTTTTGCTGAAGACATCGCATTTTTAAAGTTTATATAGGACATTCCAGGCTACCAAAATCCAACAGAAAATCAGACAATAAATTCACCTCAATAAGAGAGGTTGTGTTAGAACTtgcattttgaattttgaagacaCTCTGAGTGTGTAAAACTCCCATCCCAACCATCCTTGGCTTGTTATATTGTGTTCTTACATCAGTGCTAGTACCAACATCCTAAATCAACCAATTAAAAGTAACAATCTGGTAGAAGACATTAAAGGGAAGAACTTCTCCTTTTCTTTAGAACCTTTTGGCCTACCCCTTCCTCTTCTAGTACTTTGCTTTGGTGGCTTTGAACTACCAATACTTGCAGGCATAGAACTTGCTGAAGTAGCAACAATATTACTTCCAGCAGTATTGCTATTGAGCTCTTTATTACACCAAAGTCAAAATGAAGAATAGGGCTGTTGAGCTCCTTATTCAGTATGGGCAATTGGTTGGGTATTAAAAATGTTTAGAAGGCTGCCATGTATCCCTTCAGCCAAATGAGGGCAAATATGTTTAATAGTAAGACGCTAGGGGCAATTTTGATTGATTAGTATAACGGAGggctattttaaataatatttaatagtaGAGGGATATATCTGACCCTTCTCTGTTGATTAAAACGAAAAAAGAATTGAAATGCCCTGACTAGTTCATTCCAAGCTAATGTGAATATTATTTGGAACATTAAACTCGTAGAATGTTTCTAATATTCGTTtgttaatttcttaattaattagaatGTTTACTTTTTCAATATAACTGACACATTTCTACTTAACTACTGGCTATAAGCACCAAGTTTTTGACCTGAAAACTTGTAAGCCGGACTTGAATATAAGCTAATGGACGCTGTAATTTATTGAGATTACGTTGTCATAGAAATCCAGATAACTATTATGACAAGGAGAGGAAAATAATCAAGATACAAAgatataattatttttcaaatcaatcAGTTTGATAAATCAACAAAAATCGGAGTAACGAAACACCTATGCCCCTTATTACACTTTGGATCTAAATATGCTTTtttcattatattattggtttaaatatacCCCTTTTCTGTTAATTTTGTCCAAGCCGAACATCAAATCTatatttgatgaggtggatgccaCAACGCCCTAATCCATTTTACCCATTCCTATTTTTTTTTCACTGCTAAAATTTTCTTCTCGTCCACCACCATTATTGCCACCATGAACAATATCTCTTTAAGCACTGCTAGCATGCGTGATATTGGGGGTGACtaattgaaatatttttttgCAGGCCCAGGTGCTCAAAGCATTTACAAATGGGCAAAATTCAATCTCGCACTGTTTAGATACTTCAATTTTATCTGAGTTGACTATCTGAAAATTCAATATTGTTCATGGTGGTGGTTATGCTTGCAATAATGGGGGAGGAAAAAATTTTAGTGGTGGAAATATAATTAGAGGAGAGGGTAAAATGGGTTAAGAGCACTAAGGTTGTATGCCACACGACATCCACCCCCATCAAATGTCAGTATCACGTATGATTAGATATCCATCTTGGACAAACTTGGAAGaggatatatttgatacaataaaATTACAACAAGAATATATTTGGACCCAAAGTATAACAAAGGTATATTTAAACTTTTTTTCATAATACATAGATATATTTGACCTTTTGCCgataaactataaaaaaatttgaaaactgAAGGATTGAAATACTCCAAAGAACAATTTAGGCACAAACAAAAATTCAACAAAGACTATATACAAAAAATTTATTAAACTAGGGAGAGAACTTGGTAGGAGACTTTTTCACAACTCATAAACTCTTGAATCTCTCTCTACATCAGAGTTACCTCTCTACAATAGAAAATATGTAGTAGCACCCCTATTTATAGTACTACAATCTAAAATTGACTAGACTAACAAAACCTATTCCAATATGAACTTGGTAAATAAAATCTAACTAGACATGGATTAAATAAATTAGTAAATACTAAATCCTAGACAACTTAGGAATACTAATTAATCCTGGTTTAATTTCCAACAGCCTCCCTTACACCAAGATCTTCAAACTTGACCATGCCATGAGTTATATTAAGCCTTGTAGAAAAGTACTTTAGATTCTCCACCAATTCCCTAAAATATGTTGCATCAAACAAGTCGCGAGTATCGTCTTAAGTTAACATCAGTTTCCCTTCAATATTGGCCATATATGATTTATCTTTAACCATGGTAAATTccttcaaaatatcatcatcatctttttcctttactttgaTATCATCTACTTCTCCAGTTGCCTTATAGTTGGACTTGTACAACCATTCAACTCCAATTTGTCATTCTATAGGTTGCAGGGTAATGCCGCTAATAAATATTTTGTCATGCTCCTTGAAACATGCAATCTCGAACAATGGCATGTAATTGTTTGTATCTTCAATATCTATAATCATGTGTTGTAGTTCTGGATCCCAAGCTATTTTTGCCTCAATCTTGTGCAGATCATCAGAGACTTTCTCTTGATGAATCATCTTGCTTCTTTCATTACTCGGTTCATCTCCAGTACCATCAAATAATTTTTCTTGTGAAATACTAACCTCTTTTGGACTGGCATCCCTTGCAACTAAATCATCCTTTTAATCATcgaataaatttttgaaagatcaATTTGAATATTATTTGACTTTCCTTTGCATTCAATATAATCTCTATCACAACAAAAATTGCATGTACCTTCTCTTCTTTTCtcctatatttttgaattttggccATCTTAATTTATCTCCGCCGGATTTGATGtgtcttccttttcttttggttGATCATCTTTTTATTGCAATGCATCCTCCATTGTCTCATCTTTCTGTTGATTCAATGATCTCTCGCATGTCACCAATCCCACTTGTAAATCATCAAGTCTGAGAGTGCTAAGATCTTTGGTAGCTTcaagaataatttttttgttgTTAAACTTTAAACTTAGAgactgcaatattttttcaacaaATTTAACTTTTTCCAATACTTCTCCATTGGCCCTTAGACCATtgactatttcttcaattcttgtaaAAATTTCTTTGATAGACTCTGTTGGTCTCATACGAGTTAACTCAAATTGACTCCTAAACTCTTGCAGTTTCTCTTTCTTTATGTTAGCAACTTTTTGATATGACTTCACCAAGATTGTCCAAGCCTCCTTTGATGACTTTGCATGCAAATATCTCTTAGATACATGCAATTCGACCTTAATGACGAGATAGTAGTGTGCCTTATAATCTAAAagtttcttcttctccaattgCATAGCTATATCACCAGTCAACGTTGCACCTTTCGAGGGTTCCTCAAATCCTTCATCAATGGTGGACCATAATCCAATAGCCTTAAAAATATTCTTCATCTGTTGATACCAAGTTTTGAAATTACTTTTGCCATCAAACACAAAAATGGGACAATTAGGTAATAGAGTATCCATATTTGTTTTCTTGGATCTCACACAGGCTCTAACAGAATCTCACACAAGTTCTGATACCAATTTGAAGGATTGAAATACCCCAAAAATAATTTAGGCACAagcaaaaaattatatatatatatatatataccaatttGAAGGATTAAAATACTCCGAAGAACAATTTAGGCACAAGCAAAAATTTAACAAAGactatacaatttttttttattaaactagGGAGAGAACTTGGTAGGAGGCTTTTCCACAACTCATAAACTCTTGAATCTCTCTCTATATCGTAGTTACCTCTCTACAATAGAAAATATGTAGTagcacccctatttataatactacaatctAAAATTGACTAGACTAATAAAACCTATTCCAATATGAACTTGGTAAATCAAACCTAACTAGACATGGATTAAATAAACTAATAAATACTAAATCCTAGACAACTtaggaatactaattaatcttggtTTAATTTCCAACAAAAACTGCTAAAACAAAAACCAGCTAGAACTTGTTTTATGCCTAATTTGATTTTGGTTGATATTCATGCTAACTTGCACTATTTAAATGtacagactcaatctcatggtcaATGTCTTTGCATAATttattttacatatatatatatatatatatatatatatatatatccctaaTTTACTACTTCATACTTTAATATTTAAtcgaaaaaattaaattatttgtaTAGAGTTGTATTCTTGAATTGTAGCTACGTTTGGATATaaatttagttgaaacttgaaaaaattgAGTATTtaaaaatgagataaaaatggttttcaaaagttaaaattgtgtttggatatatatatttacttgaaaagaatttaaagttttgtgagtaaaaaactttaaaaattactCTAGAGCTATGTTTGAGATTTGAAGATTTTATTATCAAAATCTACTAAAAAAtagtacaaaaaaatatttttttttaaaaaaattatgattAAAGCGGGAGCTTAATTTTAATTTGActaatcttgaaaaagaaaaagtgGTTAATTCCCATTGGCATTCTCACTTATCGATAGTGATGAAGTCCTTGATTTGACGTCGccttaaaagaaaagagagagagggagacACAGCTGTAATCCACTCTCCTCTATTCTCTTCCCTTTGCGGCTTTGCCCTAATCGCCTAAACCCTTTACCCTTTCAAATGGCTAAGAAGCATACCGAAGAGGAAGAAGAATCCGGCGACGAAATGGAAGTTTCTTCCCCGGGAAACGCAGATTCTGAATCTGAATCTGAATCAGAGTCAGAACCCGAACCCGAACCCGAAAAACAACAACCACCCATGAAAAAACCACCATTTGCCGCTCCAAAAAAACCTCAACCACCTGAAGATTCCTCTTCTTCTGCAGAGGAATCCGGGTCCGAGTCTGAGTCTGAATCAGAATCCGAACCTGGAACTCAGAAACCAAACTCGGTTACAGTAGAACCCTTAGCATCCAAACCCATGGATGACCCAAAAAAATCTGCTCCCAAGCCTAGATCCAAACCAAATGCTACTGCCAAACCCACTTCTCCTCCTCCGGCGAAGCCATCCGCCGGTGCCGGAGCTAAACGGCCGGTGGCGGTGGACGATGGTAAAACAAAGGAATCTAAGAGGTCTAAGAAGACACCAAAAAAAGAGATTGAAACTCCAGTGAAGCAAAAAACACCCACTGAGGATGTAAAGAGGCAGCTTTTTCAGAGATTATGGAGTGAAGATGACGAAATTGTTATTTTAAAGGGCATGGTTGATTACAGGTTAAAGAAAAAATCCGACCCGGTTGCTGATTTGAGCgcatttcatgattttattaaaaaatcttTGCATGTTGATGTGAGTAAGACACAGTTGCAAGATAAGATTAGGAGGTTGAAAAAGAAGTATGAGAACAATGCTgggaaagagaaaaaaggaaaaaaggagagAACGTTTTCAAAACCCCATGAGCAAAAAACTTATGAATTGTCCAAAAAGATTTGGGGTAAAGAGAAAACTGATAATAAGGGTGAGAAAGTTGAAGAAGTTGATAGAGTAGTGGAGAATGGAACAACTTCAAAAAAGGGGCAAAGTAAGAGTGAGGCCAATGATAATGTTGTTATGGAGAATGGAGTGGAGGAAGGTGAGGAACAGAGTGCTGAGGTGGTGAAGAGGGAGAAAAATATCGAGGTAGCTGCGCAGAATTTGAGTTTGGTTTCGTGTGAGAGAAGTGTTGCTGAATTGGAGAAGTGGCTTGAAGAGAATTCTGGGTTGATTAGTATTGAAACGAGGAATGAGATGAAGGAAAAGTTGATGTCTTTGAAGTTAGCTGagtttgacttgtgcttcaggaGGGTGGAACTGATCACTGAGCAGGGGAAGCTGGTGCGCGAAGCTATGGGAGCTTCTGGGATTAACATCTTGCAAAAGTAAACTAATTTAGGGTGAACCTGTTTTTCTAGTTTTGTTTCTGTTTGTAGTTCTGTTAATTGCTAACTTTGTGTAGTTTAGCTCTCTGCATTGACAAGTGG is a genomic window of Nicotiana tabacum cultivar K326 chromosome 16, ASM71507v2, whole genome shotgun sequence containing:
- the LOC107826500 gene encoding uncharacterized protein LOC107826500; amino-acid sequence: MDTLLPNCPIFVFDGKSNFKTWYQQMKNIFKAIGLWSTIDEGFEEPSKGATLTGDIAMQLEKKKLLDYKAHYYLVIKVELHVSKRYLHAKSSKEAWTILVKSYQKVANIKKEKLQEFRSQFELTRMRPTESIKEIFTRIEEIVNGLRANGEVLEKVKFVEKILQSLSLKFNNKKIILEATKDLSTLRLDDLQVGLVTCERSLNQQKDETMEDALQ
- the LOC107826502 gene encoding putative transcription factor At1g61730, with product MAKKHTEEEEESGDEMEVSSPGNADSESESESESEPEPEPEKQQPPMKKPPFAAPKKPQPPEDSSSSAEESGSESESESESEPGTQKPNSVTVEPLASKPMDDPKKSAPKPRSKPNATAKPTSPPPAKPSAGAGAKRPVAVDDGKTKESKRSKKTPKKEIETPVKQKTPTEDVKRQLFQRLWSEDDEIVILKGMVDYRLKKKSDPVADLSAFHDFIKKSLHVDVSKTQLQDKIRRLKKKYENNAGKEKKGKKERTFSKPHEQKTYELSKKIWGKEKTDNKGEKVEEVDRVVENGTTSKKGQSKSEANDNVVMENGVEEGEEQSAEVVKREKNIEVAAQNLSLVSCERSVAELEKWLEENSGLISIETRNEMKEKLMSLKLAEFDLCFRRVELITEQGKLVREAMGASGINILQK